From Cucumis melo cultivar AY chromosome 1, USDA_Cmelo_AY_1.0, whole genome shotgun sequence, a single genomic window includes:
- the LOC103490397 gene encoding uncharacterized protein LOC103490397, giving the protein MVFVKGRQITEVILITNEAIDFWRAKKAKGYVIKLDSEKAFDKISWSLIDFMLMKKTTFQIGGKWLLIVYLAFNTLSLLMANLGVESNQPTRLNPLSPFIFVLAMDYLSRIINDLERKGKIGGVNLGPNLNLTHILFADDILIFVEDNDEYISNLKVALYLFVNINMNKSTISPINVAASRANWVVESWGLWQDFLPIN; this is encoded by the coding sequence ATGGTTTTTGTTAAAGGAAGACAAATTACAGAGGTCATCTTGATAACAAATGAAGCAATTGATTTCTGGAGAGCCAAAAAAGCCAAAGGTTATGTAATCAAGCTGGATAGTGAAAAAGCCTTTGACAAAATCAGTTGGAGTCTCATTGATTTTATGTTGATGAAAAAAACTACTTTTCAGATTGGAGGAAAATGGTTGCTAATTGTATATCTAGCGTTCAATACTCTGTCCTTATTAATGGCAAACCTCGGGGTAGAATCCAACCAACCAACCAGGTTAAATCCCCTTTctccttttatttttgttttggcCATGGATTACCTCAGTAGAATTATCAATGATTTGGAGAGAAAGGGGAAAATTGGAGGTGTCAACTTGGGCCCAAATCTTAACCTTACCCACATTCTCTTTGCAGACGACATTCTCATTTTTGTTGAGGATAACGATGAGTACATTTCAAACCTCAAGGTGGCTCTTTATCTCTTCGTAAATATCAACATGAACAAATCCACTATATCTCCCATAAATGTGGCTGCTAGTCGAGCAAACTGGGTTGTGGAAAGTTGGGGGTTATGGCAGGATTTTTTGCCGATTAATTAA
- the LOC103490398 gene encoding expansin-like A1 yields MDSSFMIFIGFFVFTISFANACDRCIHQSKAAYYYSDDPIQYGACGYGSLANESFHGYIAGAVPLLYKQGAGCGVCFQVRCKNKKLCSPIGAKIVLTDQNYDNRTDFVLSRKAFSGMARWGMAQQLLQLGMVDIEYKRVPCGYKNKNLLVRIEEWSNKPYYLAMKFLYQGGQTEIKSVDIAQVGRSDWEGLKRNYGAIWDTSKVPEGALQLRLVVTSGYDNENWIWTNYEIPADWKSGETYDTGIQIEEIAKESCSPRECGDRIWK; encoded by the exons ATGGATTCTTCGTTTATGATCTTTATTGGCTTTTTTGTTTTTACGATCTCTTTTGCTAATGCTTGTGATCGATGTATCCATCAATCTAAAGCTGCTTATTACTACAGTGATGATCCTATTCAAT ATGGGGCATGTGGCTATGGTTCATTGGCAAATGAATCTTTCCATGGATACATTGCTGGTGCAGTGCCTTTGCTATACAAACAAGGAGCTGGTTGTGGTGTTTGCTTTCaa GTAAGGTGCAAGAACAAGAAGTTGTGCAGTCCAATAGGAGCTAAAATAGTTTTGACAGATCAAAATTATGATAATCGAACTGATTTTGTTCTTAGTAGAAAAGCTTTCTCAGGAATGGCTCGCTGGGGCATGGCTCAACAACTTTTGCAACTAGGAATGGTTGATATCGAATACAAGAG GGTACCTTGTggatacaaaaacaaaaatttgttgGTGAGAATTGAAGAATGGAGCAACAAGCCTTACTACTTAGCCATGAAATTCCTTTACCAAGGTGGCCAGACAGAAATAAAATCAGTTGACATTGCTCAA gttGGTCGTTCAGATTGGGAAGGTTTGAAGAGAAACTATGGAGCTATTTGGGATACAAGTAAAGTACCAGAAGGAGCATTGCAACTAAGACTTGTGGTGACTTCAGGATATGATAATGAGAATTGGATTTGGACAAATTATGAAATTCCTGCCGATTGGAAAAGTGGAGAAACTTATGACACAGGAATTCAAATTGAAGAGATTGCCAAAGAATCTTGCTCTCCAAGAGAATGTGGGGATAGAATATGGAAATGA
- the LOC103490243 gene encoding expansin-like A3 — protein sequence MALFVFLLFFFLTSIANACDRCVHQSKAAYYSNDSPLSSGACGYGSLALPLFNGHLASGIPSLYKEGVRCGACYQIRCKDKKVCSRRGTKVILTDQNVQSNRTDFILSKKAFSAMAQKGHAKTILRHETLNIEYKRMPCEYKKQNLSVRIEEWSKKPHHMALKFLFQGGQTDIVLVHLHPVNGGRTAFMSRRHGTGVWEIDTMPEEAVMFQMRVISGFDGMWIRAERVVPPDWKPGMIYDLGVQIDAIAKGQESCKQCDEGHW from the exons ATGGCTTTGTTtgttttccttctctttttcttcctcaCCTCAATTGCTAATGCTTGTGATCGCTGTGTTCACCAATCCAAAGCTGCCTATTACTCAAATGATTCGCCACTTTCAT CTGGCGCTTGTGGTTATGGCTCTTTAGCTCTTCCCTTGTTTAACGGACACCTGGCTTCGGGCATTCCTTCTCTTTACAAAGAAGGTGTTCGTTGTGGCGCATGCTATCAG ATAAGGTGTAAGGACAAGAAAGTTTGCAGCAGAAGAGGGACCAAAGTCATATTGACTGATCAAAATGTACAAAGCAACAGAACTGATTTTATTTTGAGTAAGAAAGCTTTCTCTGCCATGGCTCAGAAGGGCCATGCCAAGACTATTTTGAGACATGAGACTCTTAACATTGAATACAAAAG GATGCCTTGTgaatacaaaaaacaaaatttgtcaGTAAGAATTGAAGAGTGGAGCAAAAAGCCTCATCACATGGCTCTCAAGTTCTTATTCCAAGGTGGGCAGACAGATATAGTTTTGGTTCATCTTCATCCG GTGAATGGGGGAAGAACGGCGTTCATGAGCAGAAGACATGGCACGGGGGTATGGGAAATCGACACGATGCCGGAAGAGGCAGTGATGTTTCAAATGAGGGTGATTTCGGGGTTCGACGGGATGTGGATCAGGGCGGAGCGGGTGGTACCGCCAGACTGGAAGCCAGGGATGATCTACGACCTTGGAGTTCAGATAGATGCCATTGCCAAAGGACAAGAGAGTTGTAAACAATGCGATGAAGGGCATTGGTGA